Proteins from a single region of Aureibacter tunicatorum:
- a CDS encoding isochorismatase family protein, with protein sequence MKKFTLFAMAAIALAAVTMAFNFANDSKDESNPGRNYIPKNPKTDNLLTSENTVLLVIDWQEEMLGMVKNIDREVLTNNIQAMVKTANVFDIPVIETTIGVELGANKPTVESIKGEISDDVENIDRISLNAWQNKAVIDAVKKTGRKKILMTGLWTSGCPTYTTLDALEDGYEVYVLTDLMGDATVDAHNRAIDRLVQAGAIPFTWEGAGAEILRAYTHPKAMQDDEVEGGFVGIMVEHFYPFAGKY encoded by the coding sequence ATGAAAAAGTTCACTTTATTCGCAATGGCTGCGATTGCATTAGCGGCTGTAACTATGGCTTTCAACTTTGCAAATGACTCAAAAGATGAGAGCAACCCGGGCAGGAATTATATTCCGAAGAATCCTAAGACTGACAATTTGCTGACCTCGGAAAATACAGTTTTGCTGGTAATCGACTGGCAAGAGGAGATGTTGGGGATGGTTAAAAACATTGACAGAGAGGTCTTGACTAATAACATACAGGCGATGGTGAAAACTGCAAATGTGTTTGACATACCAGTAATTGAGACTACCATCGGTGTTGAGTTGGGTGCCAATAAGCCTACTGTAGAGAGCATCAAAGGCGAGATCAGCGATGATGTTGAGAATATCGACAGAATCTCTTTGAATGCTTGGCAAAATAAAGCCGTGATCGACGCTGTGAAAAAGACAGGTCGCAAGAAGATATTGATGACAGGGCTTTGGACATCCGGTTGTCCGACTTATACTACGCTTGATGCTTTGGAGGATGGTTACGAAGTGTATGTGCTAACGGACTTGATGGGAGACGCGACTGTTGACGCGCATAATAGAGCTATCGATCGATTAGTGCAGGCGGGAGCTATTCCATTTACTTGGGAAGGAGCAGGAGCTGAAATCCTGAGAGCATATACGCACCCTAAAGCTATGCAAGATGACGAGGTCGAAGGAGGATTTGTGGGAATCATGGTGGAGCATTTTTATCCTTTTGCTGGAAAGTATTAG
- a CDS encoding pirin family protein yields MKIDEALNIEGILPGVKGSRAFPKYKERYFDPFIMLDHIGSSTLKVPNFSLDSKDGAHPHRGFETVTILLEGKMEHRDSMGNRFWMKSGSALRMNAGKGIVHGGGMASDEDSGKFHEMQLWVNVPSERKMSEPRIEVAVKSQIPAIEFEGGEMKVIAGELEGRKGALNLVSEASIGMLHGDQLCEMELSSIDSQNTSLVYVLEGEIEINGKSVKAKHLAELDKVKSALRLKFNEKSIALLLTGKPIGEPIVLGGPFVMNTQEEINQAYEDFRKGHFGWIN; encoded by the coding sequence ATGAAAATAGATGAAGCATTGAACATTGAAGGCATATTGCCGGGAGTAAAGGGAAGCAGAGCTTTCCCAAAGTATAAAGAGCGTTATTTCGATCCATTTATAATGCTTGATCATATCGGCAGCTCAACCTTGAAAGTTCCGAACTTTTCCTTGGATAGCAAGGATGGAGCTCATCCTCATCGAGGTTTTGAAACTGTGACGATTTTGCTGGAAGGCAAAATGGAGCATCGAGATTCCATGGGCAATAGATTTTGGATGAAATCAGGCTCCGCCTTGCGTATGAATGCGGGCAAAGGAATTGTGCATGGAGGGGGAATGGCTTCGGATGAAGATTCAGGAAAATTTCATGAGATGCAGCTATGGGTGAATGTGCCAAGCGAACGAAAAATGTCGGAACCAAGAATAGAAGTGGCGGTGAAAAGCCAAATACCAGCTATTGAATTTGAAGGAGGCGAAATGAAAGTAATTGCAGGAGAATTGGAAGGCAGAAAAGGAGCTTTGAATTTAGTCTCAGAGGCAAGCATTGGAATGTTGCATGGTGATCAGCTTTGTGAAATGGAATTGTCAAGCATCGATTCTCAAAATACATCACTGGTCTATGTGCTTGAAGGAGAAATTGAGATTAATGGGAAGAGCGTTAAGGCCAAGCATTTGGCTGAACTGGATAAGGTTAAGAGCGCATTGCGTTTGAAATTCAATGAGAAAAGCATTGCCTTGTTGCTGACAGGAAAACCTATTGGGGAGCCTATAGTATTGGGCGGTCCATTTGTGATGAATACTCAGGAAGAAATCAATCAAGCCTATGAAGATTTCAGAAAAGGACATTTTGGCTGGATAAACTGA
- a CDS encoding MarR family transcriptional regulator → MNIYLKAIHKLIRTGHWITDCVGAELKEFDITEPQYNVLRILSSSGDEAMTVKEIQDRMVQRSSNVSRIIDKLLAKGYVSRKECQHNRRKMDISMTDEGHSILALLDQKVSAFHKPLKQKLSDEELRALDKILTKYSGLD, encoded by the coding sequence ATGAATATATATCTTAAAGCTATACATAAGTTGATTAGAACAGGGCATTGGATTACCGATTGCGTGGGAGCTGAGTTGAAAGAGTTTGACATAACAGAGCCGCAATACAATGTGCTCAGAATTTTGTCTTCTTCCGGCGATGAAGCGATGACAGTGAAGGAGATTCAAGATAGAATGGTTCAGCGTAGCAGCAATGTGTCGCGTATTATAGATAAATTGTTGGCCAAAGGCTATGTGAGCAGAAAGGAATGCCAGCATAATAGGCGTAAAATGGACATATCCATGACTGATGAGGGGCATTCGATTTTAGCCTTGTTGGATCAAAAAGTATCCGCTTTTCATAAGCCTTTGAAGCAAAAGCTTAGCGACGAGGAATTGAGGGCTTTGGATAAGATTTTGACCAAGTATTCGGGTTTGGATTGA
- a CDS encoding metal ABC transporter solute-binding protein, Zn/Mn family, producing the protein MSAKLKTSFLLVAITFIFYSCGSSQQAKNNKLQVVTTTTMITDLLHNIGKDSIEVQGLMGPGVDPHLYKASEGDVNKLFNADIIFYNGLHLEGKLVDIFEKMSAQNKNAIAISDTIPHALLIESGEFADNYDPHIWFDTRLWNMSALYVAAKLAEADPKNKAYYLKNAKEYSNKIKSLRANLNTTVQELPVEKRILITAHDAFNYFGKEFDFNVIGLQGLSTATEAGVKDVQKLSKFIIEHKVKAIFIESSVPQRTIEALKESVASKGHEVNIGGTLYSDALGNPGTEEGTYLGMYKYNTNTIVSALK; encoded by the coding sequence ATGAGCGCTAAACTCAAAACTTCTTTTCTTCTAGTTGCCATAACTTTCATATTTTATTCTTGCGGTTCCAGCCAACAGGCCAAAAACAACAAGCTTCAAGTGGTCACAACCACAACTATGATCACTGATTTATTGCATAACATAGGAAAAGACAGCATAGAAGTGCAAGGCCTAATGGGCCCTGGAGTTGACCCTCATTTATACAAAGCCAGCGAAGGCGATGTCAACAAGCTTTTCAATGCTGACATTATTTTCTATAATGGATTGCACTTGGAAGGAAAATTAGTCGACATCTTCGAAAAAATGAGCGCGCAAAACAAAAACGCTATCGCTATCAGCGACACAATTCCCCATGCGCTGCTTATCGAATCAGGCGAGTTCGCTGACAACTATGATCCGCATATCTGGTTTGACACAAGGCTTTGGAACATGTCCGCTCTGTATGTCGCGGCTAAACTTGCCGAAGCAGACCCGAAGAACAAAGCGTATTATCTCAAAAATGCTAAAGAATATTCAAACAAAATAAAAAGTTTGCGAGCTAATCTAAATACGACTGTCCAAGAACTTCCTGTGGAAAAAAGAATATTAATAACAGCTCATGATGCTTTCAATTACTTTGGCAAAGAATTCGATTTTAATGTAATCGGACTCCAAGGGCTCTCCACAGCTACTGAAGCTGGAGTTAAGGACGTTCAAAAACTTTCCAAATTTATTATCGAGCACAAAGTGAAAGCCATCTTCATAGAATCTTCCGTTCCTCAAAGAACTATTGAAGCCCTTAAAGAATCGGTCGCTTCCAAAGGGCATGAAGTAAATATCGGCGGAACGCTTTATTCCGACGCGCTGGGAAATCCAGGAACTGAAGAAGGAACATACTTGGGCATGTACAAGTACAACACGAACACTATCGTATCTGCATTGAAATGA
- a CDS encoding metal ABC transporter ATP-binding protein, with product MKEKIAIQVDDLTVAYNYKPVLWDVDLKIPEGVLMAVVGPNGAGKSTLIKSVLGIIKPLAGTVSIFGKPYKKQRSKVAYVPQKGTVDWDFPTTALDVVTMGTYGRLGWIKRPGLKEKKEALEALEKVGMLPFKDRQISQLSGGQQQRIFLARALVQNSEIFLMDEPFQGVDATTERAIIRILKDLRQAGKTVVVVHHDLQTVPEYFDWVTFLNVKKIATGPVKDIFNDDHLTKTYGINYKVSAQQI from the coding sequence ATGAAAGAAAAAATAGCCATTCAAGTTGATGATCTTACTGTAGCCTACAACTACAAACCTGTGCTTTGGGACGTTGACCTGAAAATTCCTGAAGGCGTGCTGATGGCCGTAGTCGGTCCCAATGGAGCGGGAAAATCTACCTTGATCAAGTCCGTGCTCGGCATTATCAAGCCTTTGGCCGGAACTGTCAGCATTTTTGGCAAACCGTATAAAAAGCAACGTTCGAAAGTAGCTTACGTGCCTCAAAAAGGAACTGTTGACTGGGACTTTCCCACAACAGCTCTGGATGTGGTTACCATGGGAACCTACGGGCGTCTTGGATGGATCAAACGCCCGGGTCTGAAAGAAAAGAAAGAAGCTTTGGAAGCTTTGGAAAAAGTAGGCATGCTGCCCTTCAAAGACCGACAAATCTCACAACTGTCAGGCGGACAGCAACAAAGAATATTCCTCGCCAGAGCATTGGTGCAAAATTCGGAAATCTTCTTAATGGACGAGCCCTTTCAAGGTGTGGACGCGACAACTGAACGCGCGATTATCCGAATTCTTAAAGACTTGAGACAAGCAGGAAAAACAGTGGTCGTGGTTCATCATGACCTGCAGACGGTTCCCGAATACTTCGATTGGGTTACCTTCTTAAATGTGAAGAAAATAGCCACAGGCCCCGTCAAAGACATTTTCAACGACGATCACCTGACCAAGACTTACGGCATCAATTACAAAGTCAGCGCTCAACAAATATGA
- a CDS encoding metal ABC transporter permease, with protein MNIGEYFSLLGSDYTLRTITIGTGLLGAICGMLGSFAVLRKQSLLGDAISHAALPGIALTFILLQTKNSMSFLVGALISGLIGTLWIRSIINNTRLKSDTALGLILSLFFGFGMLLLTFIQKMPNANQAGLEKYLFGQAATLVASDVWIMAGVTGISLLITLLFWKEFKIILFDPDYTMTLGFNNRLIDTMMMTFMVLAIVLGLQTVGVVLMSAMLLAPAAAARQWTNHLWKMVLLASLFGGLSGIIGTAISASHNNLSTGPVIVLVAAGFVFFSFIFAPQRGLLARKIKFMKNKNNLELHKTLSFLFEIANEHQNYSHPHSIKLCYTMHGFSPKSLQKMSENGWIKLSEGMWSLTEKGFDAANNLYNQNLKDK; from the coding sequence ATGAACATAGGAGAATATTTTTCATTGCTTGGTTCTGATTACACATTGCGTACGATTACCATCGGAACCGGACTTTTGGGAGCAATCTGCGGAATGCTCGGCAGTTTTGCGGTATTGAGAAAGCAAAGCTTGTTAGGCGACGCTATTTCGCATGCCGCATTGCCCGGCATAGCTTTGACATTCATATTATTGCAAACGAAAAATTCCATGTCGTTTCTGGTTGGCGCCTTGATCAGCGGACTTATCGGAACCTTGTGGATACGAAGCATCATCAATAATACAAGACTGAAATCCGACACGGCTCTTGGTTTGATTCTATCTCTGTTTTTTGGTTTTGGAATGTTGCTATTGACATTTATCCAAAAAATGCCCAACGCTAACCAAGCGGGTTTGGAAAAATACCTCTTCGGCCAAGCCGCTACACTTGTCGCGTCGGATGTATGGATCATGGCCGGAGTGACAGGGATTTCATTATTGATCACTTTGCTGTTTTGGAAAGAATTCAAAATCATTCTTTTCGATCCGGATTACACAATGACATTGGGCTTCAACAATAGACTTATTGATACCATGATGATGACATTCATGGTATTGGCAATAGTGCTTGGCTTGCAGACTGTAGGCGTAGTATTGATGAGCGCCATGCTGCTTGCGCCTGCCGCCGCGGCTCGACAATGGACCAACCACCTTTGGAAAATGGTGTTGCTAGCCTCTTTATTCGGAGGTTTGTCAGGCATTATCGGCACAGCGATATCCGCAAGCCATAATAATCTTTCCACCGGACCTGTGATCGTATTGGTTGCCGCAGGATTTGTATTCTTCTCTTTCATTTTCGCTCCACAAAGAGGTCTGTTGGCAAGAAAAATCAAATTCATGAAGAACAAGAATAACTTGGAACTTCACAAGACCTTGTCTTTTCTTTTTGAAATAGCCAACGAACATCAAAATTACTCGCATCCGCACTCCATAAAACTTTGCTACACCATGCACGGATTCTCGCCAAAATCATTGCAAAAAATGAGCGAAAACGGATGGATAAAACTTAGCGAAGGCATGTGGTCACTTACCGAAAAAGGATTTGACGCCGCGAACAATCTATACAACCAAAACTTGAAAGACAAATGA
- a CDS encoding metal ABC transporter permease — MTIAQIEIQLVAAIVAAACAIPGTFLVLRKMAMISDAISHSILPGIVIGFFITHDINSPLLILLAAMTGVLTVVLVEFIQKTGLVKEDTAIGLVFPALFSIGVLMIAQKANDIHLDVDAVLVGELAFTPFDRMIISGMDLGPKAMWISGSILIFSIILLSLFFKEIKISTFDPQLAATLGFSPAIIHHGLMAMASVTTVGAFDAVGAILVVALMIAPAAAAYLLTDDLIKMLVIAVAIGVSSAIAGYWTANLLDASIAGAITTVLGLIFFITFLLAPNRGWISIWQKRRKQKVEVSMLTLLLHLNNHSDKNERTVNHLNEHINWQKARSKKVLAFAQKNNMINIEEGIVNLTTKGELFANEAINLITDSKSTAIENMKEDFFLFRA, encoded by the coding sequence ATGACCATTGCTCAAATCGAGATACAACTTGTCGCCGCTATCGTGGCGGCTGCCTGCGCCATACCCGGAACTTTCCTTGTATTGCGAAAGATGGCCATGATAAGCGATGCGATCAGCCATTCCATATTGCCCGGCATAGTCATCGGTTTTTTCATCACTCATGACATCAACTCGCCATTGCTTATTTTGCTAGCGGCGATGACCGGCGTTTTGACAGTTGTGCTGGTTGAGTTCATCCAAAAAACCGGATTGGTAAAAGAAGACACTGCCATAGGCCTTGTTTTTCCGGCGCTGTTCAGCATAGGCGTATTAATGATCGCTCAAAAAGCCAACGACATACATTTGGATGTCGACGCAGTATTGGTTGGCGAGTTGGCCTTCACCCCTTTTGACAGAATGATCATCAGCGGAATGGATTTAGGCCCAAAGGCCATGTGGATTTCAGGGAGCATACTGATCTTTAGCATTATTCTGTTAAGTCTCTTTTTCAAAGAAATAAAAATCTCCACGTTCGACCCTCAGCTGGCTGCCACATTAGGGTTTTCACCGGCAATTATTCATCATGGCCTTATGGCAATGGCTTCAGTCACCACTGTCGGAGCTTTTGACGCTGTCGGAGCCATATTGGTAGTGGCATTGATGATCGCTCCCGCGGCGGCAGCATATCTGCTGACAGACGATTTGATCAAAATGCTCGTCATCGCTGTAGCCATAGGCGTATCGTCCGCCATAGCAGGATACTGGACTGCCAACCTACTCGACGCATCCATAGCTGGAGCGATTACAACAGTCTTGGGCTTGATCTTCTTCATCACTTTCCTTCTTGCGCCAAATCGTGGCTGGATATCCATATGGCAAAAAAGGCGCAAGCAAAAAGTCGAGGTTTCCATGCTAACTTTATTGCTTCACCTGAACAATCACAGTGACAAAAATGAAAGAACAGTCAATCACCTTAACGAGCATATCAATTGGCAAAAAGCACGGTCTAAAAAGGTGTTGGCCTTCGCTCAAAAAAACAATATGATAAACATCGAGGAAGGAATTGTCAACCTAACCACCAAAGGCGAGCTTTTCGCCAATGAAGCCATCAATCTTATCACAGATTCAAAAAGCACCGCGATAGAAAATATGAAAGAAGATTTCTTTTTATTTAGAGCATAA
- the xrtK gene encoding exosortase K codes for MEVQKNIFFYFIIAIIFIILKLGYTQANNDNLVFLLKPTDKMVGILSSSTSIYHADQGYYHEKLNILIDKSCSGFNFWLISFLLFNYLSVKHFRHAFQKALSIPLSLFVAYLLTLFANTSRIYTSIIIHTQSVSLFPNHQQIIHECIGIITNLTFLIITYLLLDKLLTYNQQNAKFS; via the coding sequence ATGGAAGTCCAAAAGAACATATTCTTTTATTTTATCATAGCCATTATTTTCATCATACTAAAGTTAGGCTATACACAAGCAAATAATGATAATCTAGTTTTTCTTCTGAAGCCTACGGATAAAATGGTTGGAATTTTATCAAGTTCTACATCAATATACCATGCTGATCAAGGGTACTATCATGAGAAATTGAATATTCTCATTGACAAATCTTGTTCTGGTTTCAATTTTTGGTTGATTTCTTTTCTTTTATTTAATTATTTGTCAGTAAAGCATTTTCGTCACGCTTTTCAAAAAGCTTTATCAATACCGCTTTCATTATTTGTCGCTTACTTGCTTACCCTGTTTGCAAACACCTCCAGAATTTATACTTCAATAATAATACATACTCAATCGGTTTCATTATTTCCTAATCATCAACAGATTATTCATGAATGCATAGGTATTATTACAAATCTCACTTTTTTGATTATAACCTATTTACTTTTAGATAAACTATTAACCTACAACCAACAAAATGCGAAATTTTCTTAA
- a CDS encoding MSEP-CTERM sorting domain-containing protein, translated as MRNFLNPKWLFVINTLPIAILFFLFFGQFNIIKTLLDESNIHLWKTFGLALGTLGALNITYAIYLTLNKKNVSITYGIASLIAYISFIYLYGYHMNEIIPFSIPRWMISSNLIFYVGTFLMPTLAYSLFILVAHFTPAGKEYKAWVNFLIAIATPITFYLFSQIIQPLWKIVDEKFLLHTIVVFFITITLVFLFFLVRGVYVLSTKKSAFWEKNQLVWKVPIAIILPLIGLSLNNGRLFSEFNRYGSGIFGDFNNDWFYILALVNGILICLPKTQNQKYRLALFTGKCITLSYSFYFFLVFLPFLPFSVIAVIAVGMGFLMLSPLLLFVTHVNELSKEFAYLKKSYAKNLLTSILISGFLTIPIIITTSYLVDRSVLNETLSYLYSPDYSSKYDINKKSLQKTLTLIKANKNRRSETFSSGTPYLSSYFNWLVLDNLTLSDSKINTIEKVFFGHPNITFRSENIQNKDVQISNISTNSTFDTTQNVWKSWVDLEITNNTNSSWLKEYATTFKLPEGCWVSDYYLYVGDKKESGILAEKKSAMWIFSQIRNENRDPGLLHYMTGNKIAFRVFPFAKNEIRKTGIEFLHKEPITLNIDNHSISLGNHTENVDKEIETKNVIYVSKQQKKSLKPIKRKPYFHFLVDASQNQKDNIKDFTHRIEKALKANKPLAENAKISFVNSYINKTSINENWKEAYNMHNFEGGFYLDRAIKTTLFDTYQNKSKTYPVMVVVTDSIQNAILKDDFSDFKFAFPDNNLFFNLNDNGVLIRHSLIESPLEALANSQSEHELTHSVLEYTLPDNSVEYLIKNDEPSIILKKNNFDISESDIKEKNWLSALTMQGQWIAQTLEPKKSENDWVNMVKHSFMSKVMTPLTSYIVVENEAQKAMLKKKQNQVLNANKSLDLGEDVQNMNEPSLLILITLLALVIWQREKIRKRRIHEL; from the coding sequence ATGCGAAATTTTCTTAACCCTAAATGGCTTTTTGTCATCAACACATTACCTATTGCCATCCTATTCTTTCTTTTCTTTGGACAATTCAACATCATCAAAACATTGCTTGATGAGAGCAACATCCATTTATGGAAAACCTTTGGTCTAGCCCTGGGAACACTAGGTGCTCTTAATATCACCTATGCAATTTACTTGACACTAAATAAAAAAAATGTTTCAATCACTTATGGAATTGCATCCTTGATTGCTTACATAAGCTTTATTTACCTGTACGGCTATCATATGAATGAAATCATTCCATTTTCAATTCCTCGATGGATGATTTCTAGCAATCTTATTTTCTATGTAGGAACATTTCTTATGCCTACGCTTGCTTATTCTCTATTTATTTTGGTTGCCCACTTTACACCAGCAGGTAAAGAATATAAGGCTTGGGTAAATTTTCTGATCGCAATTGCCACACCTATAACCTTTTACTTATTCAGTCAAATTATTCAACCATTATGGAAAATCGTTGATGAAAAATTCCTTTTACATACCATTGTTGTCTTTTTTATTACGATCACTCTTGTTTTTCTATTTTTCTTAGTTAGAGGTGTTTATGTACTGTCTACAAAAAAATCCGCTTTCTGGGAAAAAAATCAACTGGTCTGGAAAGTACCTATAGCCATCATATTGCCTCTGATTGGATTATCATTAAACAATGGTCGCCTGTTCTCTGAATTTAATCGGTATGGGTCGGGAATTTTCGGCGACTTCAATAACGACTGGTTTTATATACTAGCCTTAGTCAACGGAATTTTAATTTGCTTGCCAAAAACTCAAAATCAAAAATATCGTTTGGCATTGTTTACGGGCAAATGCATCACATTATCTTATTCATTTTATTTCTTTTTAGTATTCTTGCCTTTTCTTCCTTTCTCGGTAATTGCCGTTATCGCAGTTGGCATGGGCTTTCTAATGCTTAGTCCCTTGTTGCTTTTTGTGACTCATGTCAATGAACTTTCAAAAGAATTCGCATACCTCAAGAAATCTTATGCTAAAAACCTTCTAACAAGTATTTTAATCTCCGGATTTTTGACAATTCCTATAATTATAACAACCTCGTACCTTGTAGACCGAAGCGTATTGAATGAAACGTTATCATACTTGTACAGCCCTGACTATTCATCTAAATATGACATAAACAAAAAATCCCTACAAAAAACACTCACTCTGATCAAAGCCAATAAAAACAGACGAAGCGAAACTTTCAGCAGTGGAACGCCTTATTTGTCATCTTATTTTAATTGGTTGGTATTGGATAACCTTACTTTGTCCGATTCAAAAATCAATACTATTGAGAAAGTATTTTTTGGACATCCAAATATTACGTTTCGATCAGAAAATATTCAAAATAAAGATGTGCAGATAAGCAATATTTCTACCAATAGCACTTTTGACACCACTCAAAATGTGTGGAAAAGTTGGGTTGATCTGGAAATTACAAATAACACAAATAGCTCTTGGCTTAAAGAATACGCGACAACATTTAAATTGCCTGAAGGGTGCTGGGTCAGCGACTATTACTTGTATGTGGGAGATAAAAAAGAATCAGGTATCCTCGCCGAAAAGAAATCAGCTATGTGGATATTTTCTCAAATCAGAAATGAAAATCGCGACCCGGGATTATTGCACTACATGACGGGGAACAAGATTGCCTTCAGAGTATTTCCTTTTGCAAAAAACGAAATAAGAAAAACAGGCATAGAGTTTCTGCATAAAGAGCCTATCACTCTTAATATCGACAATCATTCTATCAGCTTAGGCAATCATACGGAAAATGTTGATAAAGAAATAGAAACAAAAAACGTCATATATGTCTCAAAACAGCAAAAAAAATCCTTAAAACCTATCAAACGCAAGCCCTATTTTCATTTTCTGGTTGACGCCTCTCAAAACCAAAAAGACAATATCAAAGACTTCACTCATCGAATTGAGAAAGCTTTGAAAGCCAATAAACCTTTAGCTGAAAATGCTAAGATTAGCTTTGTCAATAGTTATATAAACAAAACTTCTATCAATGAGAATTGGAAGGAAGCGTATAATATGCATAATTTCGAAGGCGGATTCTACCTAGACAGAGCAATAAAAACTACCCTATTCGACACTTATCAAAACAAGTCGAAAACCTATCCTGTCATGGTTGTTGTTACAGACAGCATTCAAAATGCAATTTTAAAAGATGATTTTTCCGACTTTAAATTCGCGTTTCCTGACAACAACTTATTTTTCAACCTAAATGATAATGGCGTATTAATAAGACATTCCTTGATCGAATCTCCTTTAGAGGCATTGGCTAATTCACAATCTGAACACGAGCTAACCCATTCAGTATTGGAATACACTTTACCAGACAATTCAGTTGAATACTTGATCAAAAATGATGAACCCAGCATTATATTAAAAAAGAACAATTTTGATATTTCTGAATCTGATATCAAAGAAAAAAACTGGCTTTCAGCTCTTACTATGCAGGGACAGTGGATTGCCCAAACCTTAGAACCAAAAAAATCGGAAAATGATTGGGTGAATATGGTTAAACACAGCTTTATGTCAAAAGTCATGACGCCTTTAACATCCTATATTGTTGTCGAAAATGAAGCGCAAAAAGCGATGCTAAAAAAGAAACAAAATCAAGTACTTAACGCCAATAAGTCATTAGATTTAGGCGAAGATGTTCAAAATATGAACGAGCCAAGCCTCTTGATTTTAATCACACTTCTTGCCCTTGTTATTTGGCAAAGAGAAAAAATACGCAAACGAAGAATACATGAATTGTAA
- a CDS encoding site-2 protease family protein, whose translation MNDNELTTNTNEHTVEINGSEAIDQTYPSKPKVSSGKNQFSTSIISAVIYLASAHFILNWDLGFILKVTGVLVLHELGHFMTMKLYKYKNLKMLFLPMLGAAVIGDKDKITQKENAIVALAGPLPGIILGVFLYAFGLINNNKEFISLANIAIIINAFNLLPFMPLDGGRIFNSLFFNKSKMLEAVFIIISILCLTSVAVYIENYILLIIPLFLVLRLVNSYKLKKVHSKLDQDRVSYNKSFDELNDEEYWKIRKELAAHFPNIAKLVGDNKLAEAKQEEKIIMHVKNALERKYVKDLNLLGKIGFVVLWLTAFALPLLGIGLAHLYLN comes from the coding sequence ATGAACGACAACGAACTCACTACTAATACCAATGAACATACCGTCGAAATAAATGGTTCTGAGGCCATAGATCAAACTTACCCTTCAAAACCAAAAGTATCATCCGGAAAAAATCAGTTTTCGACCTCAATCATAAGCGCAGTGATTTATTTGGCTTCCGCTCACTTTATTTTGAATTGGGATCTAGGCTTCATTCTTAAAGTAACAGGAGTCTTAGTTCTCCATGAATTAGGTCACTTCATGACCATGAAATTATACAAATACAAAAACCTTAAGATGTTATTCCTTCCAATGCTTGGAGCTGCGGTAATTGGCGACAAAGATAAAATCACACAAAAAGAAAATGCCATTGTAGCCTTAGCTGGTCCTTTGCCCGGAATAATCTTAGGAGTGTTTCTATACGCTTTTGGATTAATTAACAACAATAAAGAATTCATAAGCCTAGCCAATATAGCCATTATCATCAATGCCTTTAACTTGCTCCCTTTTATGCCGCTTGACGGAGGCCGTATTTTCAATTCTCTATTTTTCAATAAAAGCAAAATGCTCGAAGCAGTTTTCATAATAATTTCTATCTTATGCTTGACGAGCGTCGCTGTTTATATAGAAAACTACATACTTTTAATTATACCTCTTTTCTTGGTACTAAGACTTGTAAACTCTTATAAGTTGAAAAAAGTGCACTCTAAACTTGATCAAGATAGAGTATCTTATAACAAATCATTTGATGAACTAAATGATGAAGAGTATTGGAAAATCAGAAAGGAACTAGCTGCGCATTTTCCAAATATTGCCAAATTAGTAGGAGATAATAAACTGGCTGAGGCTAAACAAGAAGAAAAAATTATAATGCATGTGAAAAATGCGCTGGAAAGAAAATATGTTAAGGATCTAAACCTGCTTGGCAAAATCGGATTTGTCGTACTATGGCTAACTGCATTCGCTCTTCCACTGCTTGGCATTGGACTAGCGCATTTGTATTTGAATTAA